Within the Medicago truncatula cultivar Jemalong A17 chromosome 4, MtrunA17r5.0-ANR, whole genome shotgun sequence genome, the region TAAACCCGAAACAACCTGTGGAAGGTCCAAGACAGTGTACTTCAGCTCTGGAAACGCCTCACAAATAATCTTAGCTGTGTTTCCAGTTCCACCACCAACATCAACCAATGAACCAATCCCTTCAAAAACAGAATTACAATCTCTCAAAGCCAACCTCACAACATGAGAATCACTTTCCATAGCATCATTAAAACTCTTCAAGTATGcagaattttcatgaataaaatCCCAATAACTTTCTGGGCCTAATGCGGTCTCAACAATTGTGAGATCCTCTCCACAAGTCCATTTCCCTAAATGATTGTACGCGTCAACAAGAGTTGGAGTGTTCAGCAACCGAACCATTGAAGATAAACAATGATCAGTGTCAGAGACAAGGAGTTGTGATGTTGGTGTAAGAGCATATCCTTCTTTGGTTTCATCAATTTTGACAATTGCAAAGAAATCAATGTGTGCTAATAAGCGCATGAGTCGACGGACGCATGTTTCTTTTGATTGTGGAACCTTAAGAGATGAAATGAGCTCAGAAAGAGTCATGGCATGGCCATGGTTGTGGATGATATCTGGTATTTTAAGGTCAAGTGCCCATTTAACAGACATTGGATTAAGGAAACCATACATGATTTTGTATAAGTGAGTTTGAGCTTGGAAAAGCTCACTTGGTTTGTATAAGTCATTTTTAGAAGCCATTAGAATAATGGATTGAAGATTGTGTTGGCTGTGATGCTCTTCAATGAACTAAAGGGTGCTTTATATATGAGTATGTGCCGCCTTAACCCTcactatttgttaaaaataaaaataaaaatttgtatatgGCGTATGAAACAAAAAGGAGTAATGATGAAGTTTGACTAACTTATCAAGACTCAgacaataaattataaaataaatagattcaattaaataattgtttGGCTGGATACCGTATCTGAATCCGAATATCGGGATCTCACATTTTGTATGAATTTTCAAGTGGTTATTGTTACTTcgtttatttattgaaaagaaataaaaattatctttgttttcttatctttaacttttattttatatatgtatcaAAGATTATTTACATAAGTGGTGAAACCTTAGACAAATCTACACAAATATGTTTTCTCCTATATATCCCATACATCATAACATTTGCAGGTTTAAGTGTTGATCCTCTATCTAATGGATCAAAGTTCACATGCGCCTCCTTCTTCACTGATACTCTCGCCCGCCTTAATATATCAAAAATGACATCCCTAACAAAGTCATGTATGTACTTAAAGTAGAGAAGCTCCTTACATTAAACGGCATGCTCCCCAAAAGTATTCAGACACGTCTTACGACAAACAATTAGACAATTAAGGGGTGACTGCACCATATGAAGATATTAATTCAAAAAAGTTTGATCCGGCTCAGAAACTACAAAGAGATCAGGGCACTCATAGATGCACCATATGAAgatattaatttaattgatctgttatgatgtgatatattttatttaattacgtATTTTATGTTGTCGAATTATATTTTATCTATGGTTAgttatatgttgttgaattaagttgttttattatgtataatttaaattttcattatgttttacTTTATGTCAAAAATGTTCAtttaaaccctaaaatttgtcgatcatttattaaacaaaattttataggtGTAAGTGcaatttggattatataatccgaattcATTGAGCATAAGATTCTTTTGTATGGTCCACATTGCACCGATAATTTATGTGGTCCACAACGTCCAGATACTTCTATAAATAAGTGTTTCTGTTTTCATTACCAGCAACACACACCAAAAAAAACCaagaatttttttgtcattgtgCTGAAGATCTTTCTTATGCGGTCGCAAATAGACAACTCTCTATTTGACTGCATGATGAAGATCTTCAGCAtgctgtcaaaaatatatagatagatgGATACAAAGTATGATGAAGTTATGATCTAGTTGCAGATCTAATCTCGAAGAGGTTCTTATGAACTTGATCTAGTTGACCTGCTGGTCAAAATATGTTAGTTGGCAGGCCTGCATGATCAAGTTCAAAAGCACCTCTTCGAACATCATCCTAgaatattatgttgttttaagttgtttacttattattattattttctatgttATCATCCATGAAAACCCTCCAAAAACATAATATGGGgcgtttgaattatataattcgaatttGTTTTAGActgtttcagattatataatccgaacaccCTCAAATTTTTAGGACGCTGGCGTTTCACCAATGGTTTGGACGGTTAGTGGAGTGTTTAATGCATTTTTGGACGGTTGGATTGTGGAACACGTTTTATTTGACTGTAGTTATGATCTAGGACTtattttaggctataaataggttTGCATCTTCAACAAACTTCTTTATTCTTCACTTCAccttttttcttactttttatttaatattttttagttttttaagagTGACtaggtgtcatggtcattgttgaccgttcatataATCCCTGCAATTGCTCTGCAGCTTATGCGGGGATTATACGACGGTCAGCATAGACttttgacatcaaagaaaacacaaaaatcacagTTCGAAATACTTCGGATTTTATCTTCCGAAATTTGTTATAATctggttcggattatataaaTCGAATGAGGAGTATTTTTGGTCTTTTTTGCAAGATGCATGAGAATAGCatgaaaaaagtaatagtcttaaATATGTCAACAAATTTTAATATGTAAGGCCTTTTTAATTTGTATAGGAGGccttattatttataaaatttgatgaaaaaatatttttattggaaGGACTAAAACGAGAACTTTAGTACCCTTAACACCGGCCCTAATCATTGATGACGTATCACGAATTGCTGATTAGTTTTCACATTGCGTCCTCACGGTACGGGTGCAACAACTCTCTTCTTGTCGTGGCGTGCTCTTTCTCTATTAAAACGTGTGATATAATCACTGTGTGTGGCTGTGTGCTGGTCTTTTTTTGGAAATGCACAGTGATCAAGCAATGCAGCAATGTGAATGTGGTGGTATCTTCCTTCTGTATATGTTAAGTCACGGGTCAGGCTGAtgtttttgacccaaaaaaaaaatctcatgtgTATAACGTCGGATCTGCCAACTTTATAACTGAAACTGAAAgtttataaggaaaaaaatgcatttttttaagtgtttttttatatgattcttCACTAAactacttataattttttaaaatataaatttttttcaaagtttcttatagttgaaaaaaatgtatttttagtgAAGAtccataagaaattaaaataaaataaataaatgcatctaaGTTTTATCTTAGTTTATAACGTATGTTTAGTGGCAAAACTAGCATAGGATTAATTAGAAAAGAaatatgtaaaatttatttttaaagataatatattaaacttaaacgaacaaaatatttttcaataatatttacTTATTGATCTGTCTAATGAAGATCCAGAAAAGAGTACGGTTGTGTTGAACGTTTTGTTGCGGTAGACGTTGATCCTTTGCGGTGGTCTTTACGATGGAGGAGAATTGTACTTGCATGTACGTTAGCAATCCAACGCTCAATTCACTATGAGAATGAGGTGGATATGTGTGAAATGTGGTAAAAGTAAATCGTACCTTTGATGTGACACTATGTCACCCTTATATAAGCGTATAGGAGAATAATTGCCTCCATAAAATATGACGCCTCTGTAGGAGACGGTTAAAGATCCCTTCAACGATTCAGCTGGACCTAGACGTGCTCTAATGCGGTGTTCCACACGAAACTTAAATTGTGCCCTCGCCGTGTTTGGGCCTTATTTTGTTGGCTCTTAGCCGATCCGGAACacttatataaaatataaataagcaacaattaaaaaaggaaacaaaacaaaaactgtaacaaaagaaatcaaagaTGTTTCATGAGTGAAATTCATTCATAGTTGATTGTGtaataaatagattaaaaatgtcattttcaatgTAAATAATATTGAACTATTttcagaaaaaagaaagaaaaaaaaactcatcatcCATATTCGGAATTGTTGGTAAGAGCTTGGCATTTTAATCTCAAGGTGTTGAGTTCACATACTTAAGAAAATAgttgtaaaatgatcattaatgtcactttttaataaataaataaaaactctcATTTCTttagtttaaaaagaaaaatgttgtaagactctaaaaatgtaaaaaaatcagATGAATTAATGAACTTTGTGTTCGCGTTATTTCTCCTTGGGGTTATTACTAAGATAGTCAAGtataaaaatgtatttgttcaaaaaataaagtccGGAAGTCAAGGCTACTTCAATGATGTGCAAGGCTTCACCATTGTGTATAGTGATTAAAGTAAAGTTGTTTGTTAATGGTGTTCTTGAGATATCTCCTTAGATTAATAGACTTGTTAATCAGACTTTATTGACAAACCAAGTTCGGAGGGTTAATGTTATAAACAACCCCACtttataaatttaaagaatGGTAACTAACCTAGTTATATGtagaaaaacattaattaacaaCACTAATTGAATTCTTAGAAAGATATCATGTTGATATATTGGGGATGGAGTATCTATTGACACTAGTTAAAGACTCATCCAGTCATTTGTAGTTGTTATATAATGTTATTGGGGTGAAGTTTCTATTCCAACACACCGtgaactttaatttatttttcaaaacttgGGAATCGGATGAAGGAGGCTTTGTCAGACTTAGAAGAAGtgtaaatattaatattaatcttaaacaatcaaattttttaaaaagacaaattAATCCACTAAttcaatgattttatttgattagaTTAGGGTAATAACGGAAATTTGGTGGTTATTGATTTTCCTAAATTAGTAGTAGAAGTAGATATGGGAAGACTATTGGATTCTGTATCACAACGGTTTAAAGTTCTAAATTCTAACCCATAACTATTTGAAAATACAGATGCtcggtggcatttagggtgggtgagGCAAAGAGTTTCCCATTATAGGAAAGTTAATTTTGACCCTTAGATCAAGTAAagaacacatttttatcatagaCTCTCAACACTATATCTAACCACTCATCTTCTACAACAACTTTTCCGTTTCCCCCACCACCTCACCAGACCTTCTCTTTACATCCCCAACTCCGACTGTTACCTCTGGACTTTGGTCCTCCACCAATGCTGACAATTAGGTGAAAACCCCGTTTAAATCTAACAAAAGTTCATGGAATTATTATGCTCAACATTATTATGCAAACAAAAGTATCCCTCTCAAAGCTGTAGTGCGAGTGTCTAAATTTAATTCACTGTTCTTTTCTCGAAGCTATGAACCAACATTGTTTTTTAGGAACACCCAAAGTtaagaaattaacaaataaattatcaacctgattgaatttaacaaaataaattcaaatcaaccaaaaatataaatttacaatacaattttttagatcTGGCCGCTTTTTGCTTGCACCTCTCCACAGAGAGGTGACTTTTGGATTTTGTAATTAAATGGCTTTCAATGTATGAACCGTGCTAAAATGGGTATCTCTGTGCAATGGGTTTTCTAATTATGAAAATGGTTTTTGCAATGAGGTATCTGGTGGGGAGAAAGTAGGGAAATGAGTTTGCAGAAGATGGATAGTTAGATATAATGTTGAGAGTCCATGGTAAAAATATGTTCTTTACTTGATCTAaggatcaaaattaacttttccaTAGTAGGAAACTCTTTGCctcacccaccctaaatgccagaGATAATATTATGAAGATTCATATGATTAATCAACATGAAGAAGATAGGTTGAATGTGGATGGCTTCTAGAGAAGGATATTACACTCTAAAATCAAGTTACCAATGATTTCAAATTGGTAGAGAAATCAAACGGAAGGTTGATAAGTCATAAGTGCGCAGTTTTATCGCGTAATAGTTTGTCAAttaccaaattattttttctaagtTGAGTggttaagaaaattgaaacttttatttttttttgagcaagaaaATTGAAACTTAGAGATTGATTGTTTGGTATaaaaattaggcttaattgcacttttggatcctatcttttcaaaagttgcggttatggacccctaactaatttaaatacaaaacagccccctatattttgattctttggcagttttggacccccagtccattgttgactcggtcaacgctgacgtggcacgcgtcaattttatttttttttgccttgggggtccaaaactaccaaagaatcaaaacataaggggttgttttgtatttaaattagttaggggtccataaccgcaacttttggaaagataggggtccaaaagtgcaattaaacctaaaaattaacaataatatGAAGTCTCCTTAAGACAGTTATTTTATCATAATTAGAGCCGTCAAAACGAGCTATCCAGCCCGCAACGGGTCGGCCCATGGCGGGTTCGGGTTTTGCGGGTCGGGTCAAAAAGGCCCGGAAGATAATGGGCTCAAAAATATTTGTCCAAACCCAACCCTTTGCGGGCTTTCGGGCCAGCCCGGTTACTTAAagcttttaatttaaaaataaaatattacatcaaaaAATACCTACACAACTCAATTAGCAATTttccttcaaacaaaaaaactcaattaGCAATTtatcactgttttttttttataaagtatcTCACTTCTTAGAATAGTCGTCCAAATTTATATTCATAACATTTTCATTTAAGCAATTCCATTTAGATTACAGTttacaaagtaaaaaacaaatagTTCTAGTTATGTTCACAAGCAAGCACGTTTCATAGCAAAATATAATGAGCTACTCCAGCTGAATTCCTAAGATAAATGTAGCAGTACAACTTTATTCAACAAATGTGCATAATATTTGATTCTGTGCAAATATTACAGACCAAAGATAGTTTTATAAAACCAGTTTTCCAACATGACTTATGATTTATGTAGTTCTAACATGACTTATGTCGTTCTATATCAATTGATTTCCTGATCACCGAATTCCATACacataacacaaaaaataattataaattaaacgGGCTACATGCGGCCTGGTCGGGCTAGCCCGCGACGGACTCGGGCTAAAAAGGCCCGGTTTTAAACGGGTCCAAATTTTTGTGTTCAAACCCTACATTTTTTCGGGCTTTTGTGGACCGTCCCGACATGTTTTGACGGCTCTAATCACAAGCAAAAGATATTTTTAGAACCAATGATACTTTCATGGTGAAATCGTTTGCAAAACTCTTCATGTCCAATTACCTTATATCACTTCAAGAGAAACTAgattattttcatgttttgaatATCTTGTTCTATCTTATATCTCTAAAGTCGAGAGAACAATGAAATTTATAAGGTTTATAGGGCTAAGGGTGGTCGTATTGGCCTTTGCTTTTTGTAGTGAGGTGTTCGTTCTTCTCTGATCTTTTGGCTACTGACATGATGGTTCTTGCTATTCACATAATAATGtgatttttcctttattttttggctaaattgtatttttggtcccttaactatttaggtagtatcgctttggtcccttaattaaaatttgatttattttgttccTTAACTTATCTCTGTTACAcaatttggtcatttccgttagttttaattcaaaaatgttaggtttttttcattttcttctcctctttttcatcttcatatcatctccatcaaccttgaACAACAAAAATCCCAGAaaaaatacataagaaaatgaagaaaacctaacatttttgaattaaaactaacggaaatgaccaaaatgtgtaacagaaagaaattaaagaaccaaaataaatcgaattttaattaaggaacCAAAGCGATaatacctaaatagttaagggaccaaaattgcaatttaacCTTATTTTTTTAACCGTTTTGCATTGACTTGGTCTTTGAGTACCACCACTAATTAATTTCTTATCTTCAAAGCTTGGTCAGATGCATTTTTGTCATCACTTTCTTCATGTTTTCTTGTTCTTCTcctataaaaaagaaattaaacaaaatgtagtaaattgaaactaaaatcatataaaaatactaactattaagtaaaatataaccataaaaatatattaaaaaaacagaCTTATGAAACTTCTTCATGCTTGAACTATTGTTTGTCCTTAAGCAATGACTTTAAGcaggaaaaaaattaggaacAAGCGGACATTAAGAACAAAGAACGCAACGTCAAATACAAGTGTGGACATTAGGCAAAGATAAGACCAAGGGTTCACCAATTCGAGTTCCAAGTTAGAGGCTTAGGCTCCTCtaaataatatgtttttaataataGAGCTCTTATCTTAGAAGATCACTCAATTCATAATTGGATGTCTGGAATCCGCTCAAATTTCATCAAAGATAATGTCTTAATATAATAAACttgattataaatttatatcGCTTGTGAAAGCAAGCACAATTAAAAAGGACACTTTTCAAAGGTTGTAACGGGTTTTTCCAAGAGGttggaatataatttttttttttttttttttttcaaccaaTATGGATGACCTTTAGCAATATGAACAAAACACCTTCAGCAATTGACTTGTGATAGAATCCACTTGAGCATTTtgtctctttttctctttttttcatttctttttcatcaatttttttccttttattctatccccctttctttttcttttctttggattgtttcattttttattaaaaatatcaagAAGAATTTTCACGTTAAGCTCAAGagacatatatttttctttccttttcttttcacaCTCGGTTGCTCcattcatactttttttttttgtggtggtcggggttcgaacctcgaatcttatatatattatgcattgtttataccaactgagttaagcttcATTCATACTCTAAAAGATAcacaaaattgattgattttgttcaaatattttgggaccaatgatttttttttttccatttttaggTTCAAAGTTGAACAAAATGtagtaatttaaaataaaatcataaccgGAAATTAAATATCCTACAACAATTGTAGGGGATCTAATTCAAATGCAATTGGGCATGAGCATCTATAGCATCATGCTTTAAGCCCCCACAGATGATGCTAAAGTAATAGTGATATTTTGCTGGCTTATTTTCCCAACTATAATGATAGCATAGCAcacgtttaagttttttttttattgaattcaatttttttcatgaaattcaatttaaaaacgcataaatttaattcatagaatgaattgataaattatatcaaattattattatttaaaaaacacaaGCATTTTACTGCCCTTTTGTCTAACAAAAGGTTTTCAactgttaaaaaaacaaaaacaaaaaaactcatttttttcttgttcttttcgGTGACAAAATGAGTCATTCCGTGACATTAGTTAAGTTAGTACTTTGTAGTTTGTAGAGAGGAACACTAACATCTAAATAAATTGATAGTAACCTCTAACGTAACTATCGATCACAGGCAAAGAAGGAACATGACACGATAAGGCACCgatgatttttttgaacaaaatagaagCTACAGTCACACACTCATTCATCCAGTCACCACCAATCAACCATTCCACATTGGACACAAATCTCCCACAATAGATAAGAGGACCCCACTCTCTCCCATCCAACAATAGCCATATCCTCTCAACTCCACCATACCATCCTACTCTCTCACAAAATTTCTCCCATCCACTCCATCAGAAAATCTTCATCAACGACAATCAATTCATCAATGACACCTAGCTCATGTGTTTGCGAAACACGCAATTATACCCAACACACAAGATAAAAAAACGAGTAAACGATCTTTTTGATCTTTGAATGTCTGAGGCACTCGATATATTTCTAAATGTATTGGAATTGTAaagtttcttttaattttgaaaattcaaattcagTCCAAAGACCGACTAAGGTGGTGACCAATCTTATTGTCCACTAGTAGAAATCCGCTAAACCAGAGCTCCAATCTCATGGTCAACTAGCGGGAGGCCGACTAATTCAAGGGATTGACTTCATCATCTACCAACAGGAGACTCATTTAAAGTCagaacaaaattttgtaaatatcaGTCACAAAAATCTCTCCCATACCATCCTACTCTCTCACCATCTCTCCCATCCACTCCTTCAGAAAATCTTCATTAACGACAATCAAGCCATCAACCACACCTAACTCACGTGTTTGTGAAGCACGTAATTATACCCAACAcacaagattaaaaaaaaaaaataaacaatcttTTTTATCTTTGAATGTCTGAGACATTGGATATATTCTTAAACGATGAATGTCCATAACAC harbors:
- the LOC25493089 gene encoding isoflavone-7-O-methyltransferase 9; protein product: MASKNDLYKPSELFQAQTHLYKIMYGFLNPMSVKWALDLKIPDIIHNHGHAMTLSELISSLKVPQSKETCVRRLMRLLAHIDFFAIVKIDETKEGYALTPTSQLLVSDTDHCLSSMVRLLNTPTLVDAYNHLGKWTCGEDLTIVETALGPESYWDFIHENSAYLKSFNDAMESDSHVVRLALRDCNSVFEGIGSLVDVGGGTGNTAKIICEAFPELKYTVLDLPQVVSGLTGSINLSFVGGNMFKSIPQADTVLLKWVLHNWGDDDCIKILKNCKKAISGKEKGGKVIIIDVVINEKQDEHEMTEVKLLLDVVMMTSLNGKERNEKEWKQLFLQAGFKYYKIFPTFGFRSLIELYP